AGTTGTGTTCGAAGACATGATCTCGATCTGCGAACCCGGTCTCGCGGTCAAGCACGTCCTCTTCACGCCTCCGTTTCAGTGGCCAGACAACGTTCTGACGCGAGTGGACCTTGGAGACAGGACTATCTATCCGCTCCTTGCCGTGCCAATCACTGACTCTGAGCGTGATTTCGTGTATGCGCACGGCGCCAATGAGTTGGAGAGTTGTTGGGAGAACTGGGACACCGATGTGCTTGAATGGAATCGACCTAGCTCGGTCTAACAAACGTTTCGAGCTGACTCGCAGATAGTCGTCTCACTCTGAAAGCGTTACGCTCGCAGCTCAAACGTCAGACGCTAGACCGATCTATCTGTGGGGGCTGAATGCACTACGAGACGATCTTCGACTATACGAGAGCCGCGCCATCTTGGATGCCTCTACTGTGGCTCGTCGGGTTCGTGGCCTTCATGTTCGGGATCATATTCCTCAAACGCCGCTTCGCCATCTTCCCGATTTCTTCGCGTCAAGCGCGTGGCCTTCGAGGCTTGGTTCTTGGTTTCGTGACATTCTGTCTGGCGTTCGTCGTTCTGGGAATGGTCGGCCAGCGCGTCTATCTCAGCAAGGCGATCGGAGAGGGGCGCACCCAGATCGCAGAAGGCACAGTCGACGACTACGCCTCTCACAAGGATGGCTATGAGCGTTTCACCGTTCAGGGAGTGTTGTTCGAGTACTCGGACGACGGACTGACCGCCGGCTTCAATCACACGCAGTCACGGGGCGGGCCCATCCGAGGGGGCTTGCAGGTGAGAGTGACCTATGTAGATGGCGACTCTGTGGCGCAAAACTCGATTGGTCGCTCCATCGTGAAACTGGAAATTGCACGATAGGCGATCACGGCCTAACAATGGCATCGAGCGGTCGGCGAATGCGGTACGCTTCTGAAGGCGCATGACCGCCGCTCATGCCCTAGACGTTAGGCAGAGGATGGGGACACGAATGATGCTGGTCGGAGCTGACACACTGACTGAGAACGACGTGATTGAGCACGTGTGCTGCTATCTGCGGTCTACGGGCTGGGAGATTGAGCAGAGGCTCACGACTCGCCAAACAGGTGATGACATCATCGCGCGCCGTCCGGACGGTATCCGGTTGTACATTGAGGCCAAGGGGGCGACTAGCGCGCTAGTCACAAGCAAGCGTTACGGCCGACCGTTTGACCAAGCCCAAGCCTCGGTTCACGTTTCGGAGGCTGCGTTTCGTGCTCTGAAGACGATTTCACGCAACGGCTCCGGCGGGCTAGACCGGGCCGGAATCGCGCTGCCGTCAAACACCCTGCATCGCCGCCTTATGGAGCCGGCTCTCTCGGCGATTCGCGATTTGGGCGTAGCCATCTTTTGGGTTCAGCCGGATGGCGAGATTGATGTTGCCTGTCCATGGGCCGTCCCTGCCTAACAAGCGAATCGAGCAGAACGCCAGGAGCTACACTGACAAGAAAGCGGATGCGCGTCTGCTCATTCGCCAGACGTTAGATGCAGGAAGGGGAGGGCTATGTCTGGACTAGAGGGTGTTACGTTGGCTGGAGATCCTGTGTTTCGTCACGCGCCGGAGACAAGCGTTTCGGGGCCAGCTTCATACAACGACGCGTATGCGGAAGCCGTCGTGAAACACATGTCGGCTGCTCTCGGGGAACCGAATGACATCATCTGGCACGAGGTGGTTTCGGACATGGTGCACATAGATGTGCACTTTATCGATCCGAAGACGGGCCCAAGTCGGCACGTGCTGTTCACAACTGGTATGAGCCATCGCCCGATGAACGTCCCGCCCGGTCATGATATCCCCGCGCTCACTGAGGTCATGATGGTCTTGCCGGGGGACTGGCCGCTGGATGAAGAATCACTTAGATCTGACCGCTATGGTTGGCCGCTGGGTCTGCTCGAGTCTCTTGCGCGTTTGCCGCATCAGTACGACACATGGCTGGGGGTGGGACACACCATTCCCAATGGTGAACCGGCTGTGCCCTACGTGGCAGGCACTGGGTTGTGCTGCGCGCTACTGCTTCCTCCAATCCAGGCGTTGCCTGATTCGAAGTGGAGCGTTCCGACTGACGATGGGCAGAGTATCTCCCTACTCTGTGTCTACCTGATTCATGAGGCGGAGATGGTTCTCAAGATGGAGAAGGGCACCGATGCATTGCTCGATCCCTTTGACGCTGCGCATGTACTGGACATCGTGGATCTCAATCGGAAGAGCTCAGTGCAACCGCCTCGCAAGAAGAGGTTCGGTCTCTTCTGATGACGGGTCCGCGCGGCCGCATCTAACAAACGTTTCGAGCAGACGGCGAAAGCGCTACTCTTTCGAAAGCGGCACGTCCGCTGCTCAAACGTCAGACGTTAGGTGAAAACTGCGGGAGGGGTTGAATCGTGTTTCCCACCAACATCAATGGCACGGTTGAGTTGCCCTCTCTTGGTCTGCAGGACATCGATTCGCTGTTGGCAGGAATTGAACGAGAGCTTGACGCCGTCGTGGCCAAGGACGTGGTACGCGAGGGGAACGTCATCTCGTTTCGTGGCGGCTTCTTTCGCTCGTTCTTCATCTCGAGAT
The DNA window shown above is from Coriobacteriia bacterium and carries:
- a CDS encoding suppressor of fused domain protein, which codes for VVFEDMISICEPGLAVKHVLFTPPFQWPDNVLTRVDLGDRTIYPLLAVPITDSERDFVYAHGANELESCWENWDTDVLEWNRPSSV
- a CDS encoding suppressor of fused domain protein, giving the protein MSGLEGVTLAGDPVFRHAPETSVSGPASYNDAYAEAVVKHMSAALGEPNDIIWHEVVSDMVHIDVHFIDPKTGPSRHVLFTTGMSHRPMNVPPGHDIPALTEVMMVLPGDWPLDEESLRSDRYGWPLGLLESLARLPHQYDTWLGVGHTIPNGEPAVPYVAGTGLCCALLLPPIQALPDSKWSVPTDDGQSISLLCVYLIHEAEMVLKMEKGTDALLDPFDAAHVLDIVDLNRKSSVQPPRKKRFGLF